In a genomic window of Mucilaginibacter sp. KACC 22063:
- a CDS encoding alpha-L-fucosidase yields the protein MSKKYIFPSDPAVQQKIKNWQDLKFGLFMHWGTYSEWGVVESWSICPEDEGWTQRKGPYSATYAGYVKAYENLQTTFNPVKFNPEKWVQAAKTAGMKYVIFTTKHHDGFAMFDTKQSDYKITDPKTPFSKNPRANVTKEIFNAFRKQNFMIGAYFSKPDWHSPYYWWPYFPPKDRNVNYDPAKHPDKWNQFKDFTYNQIQELMTGYGNVDILWLDGGWVRPLSTVDTTVDWQKGIKFNQDIDMPKIATMARQHQPGLIVVDRTVSGEYENYTTPEQEVPAAPLDHPWESCITMGNSWSYVPNDQYKSVSTIVQLLVKIVSRGGNLLMNIGPGPDGDWDTEAYKRLQGIGEWININGEAIYGSKAVAPYSDGNVYYSQSKNGKAIYAFVMGNGEQVNVPAAMDIKLDNVKGLKKVTLLGSKQSVKWKVNGSGVHLQMASAVNNLKHAAVFKLAYN from the coding sequence ATGTCAAAAAAATACATTTTTCCATCTGATCCTGCGGTTCAGCAGAAAATTAAAAACTGGCAAGACCTCAAATTCGGCTTATTTATGCACTGGGGAACTTATAGTGAGTGGGGAGTTGTAGAAAGTTGGAGCATTTGCCCCGAGGATGAAGGGTGGACACAAAGGAAAGGGCCTTACTCTGCAACCTACGCCGGATACGTTAAGGCTTACGAAAATTTACAGACAACTTTTAATCCCGTAAAATTTAATCCTGAAAAATGGGTGCAGGCCGCTAAAACTGCCGGGATGAAGTATGTGATCTTCACCACCAAGCACCATGATGGCTTTGCCATGTTTGATACCAAGCAAAGCGACTACAAGATCACTGATCCTAAAACTCCGTTCTCAAAAAATCCGCGTGCAAACGTTACCAAAGAAATATTTAATGCGTTCAGGAAGCAGAATTTTATGATCGGCGCTTACTTCTCAAAACCCGACTGGCATTCACCTTATTACTGGTGGCCGTATTTTCCGCCTAAAGACCGTAACGTAAATTATGATCCCGCCAAGCACCCGGATAAATGGAACCAGTTTAAAGATTTTACTTATAACCAGATCCAGGAATTAATGACCGGTTATGGTAATGTAGATATTTTATGGCTTGATGGTGGATGGGTTAGGCCGCTTAGCACCGTTGATACTACTGTTGACTGGCAGAAGGGCATTAAATTTAATCAGGATATTGATATGCCTAAAATTGCAACTATGGCCAGGCAGCACCAGCCGGGATTAATTGTAGTGGATCGTACCGTTAGCGGCGAATATGAAAATTACACTACACCAGAGCAGGAAGTGCCTGCTGCACCGCTTGACCATCCCTGGGAGTCCTGTATTACCATGGGTAACTCATGGAGCTATGTGCCGAATGATCAGTATAAATCAGTATCAACCATAGTACAGTTATTAGTGAAGATTGTATCAAGAGGCGGTAACCTGCTAATGAACATCGGCCCCGGTCCTGATGGTGATTGGGATACTGAAGCTTATAAGCGTTTACAAGGTATTGGCGAATGGATTAATATCAATGGCGAAGCGATATATGGTTCTAAAGCCGTTGCTCCATATTCTGATGGCAACGTCTACTACTCACAATCTAAAAATGGTAAAGCTATTTATGCCTTTGTTATGGGTAATGGTGAGCAGGTGAATGTACCAGCCGCTATGGATATTAAACTGGATAATGTAAAAGGCTTGAAAAAGGTAACACTATTGGGTTCTAAGCAAAGTGTGAAATGGAAGGTTAACGGTAGTGGTGTGCATTTGCAAATGGCATCAGCGGTTAATAACCTAAAACATGCAGCCGTATTTAAATTAGCATATAATTAA
- a CDS encoding family 20 glycosylhydrolase, with amino-acid sequence MKKLFTLFWVFSALLGSVYAQGTDQKFTIIPYPKHLEAGNGVFAISSKTTIGVPGQFANEGKQLNDILSKTIGKPLAIVKSTNAGILFKYSAAITETEGYELTVNPKQIVIAAKEPAGAFRAVETIRQLLPADIEIPVRHATLNVPAVTIQDAPSYNWRGVHLDVSRHFFSVSYLKKFIDLLALYKMNTLHLHLTDDQGWRIEIKKYPKLTEEGAWRTFNNQDTACMKMAETNPDMAIDQSQIIHRNGKTLYGGFYTQQEMKGVVAYALARHINIVPEIDMPGHMMAAINAYPFLTCNGENSWGKLFTKPICPCNESTFEFAQNVFTEIMDIFPSKYIHIGGDEVDRSDWAKSDACKALMEKEGIKDLPALQSYFINRMEKFFNAHGRKMVGWDEVLEGGVTPSAIIMYWRVWVPQAPIKAAKNGNQVVMAPGNPLYFDNKYDKNSAKNIYFFNPIPAGLNEEQAKLIIGAQAELWSERIPSEKRADYQLMPRMTALAELLWTNDQSKYDSYVQRSIAQFPRLDALHVNYRMPDLDGMIDTKVFVKSETVTVKAPLPGMTVRYTNDGSLPVATSPILNNYVINKPQDLKIATFTKEGRRGDVYTIKYKQQDYVPAKKAEANEGIKVFYYPGEFNGTTKIPESTSGIQQFTVNGIVVPKEVNAPSFGLRYKGYINVPQTGIYTFFLTCDDAGVLRIDDQLTIDNDGMHSPVEKSGQAAMQKGLHPFELNFVEGGGGYTLKLQYSLNGSAPADVPANWFNN; translated from the coding sequence ATGAAAAAGCTGTTTACGTTATTTTGGGTATTTTCTGCATTGCTGGGAAGTGTATATGCACAAGGTACTGATCAAAAATTTACAATCATACCTTATCCAAAACACCTGGAAGCAGGCAATGGCGTTTTTGCTATCAGTAGTAAAACTACCATAGGAGTTCCAGGTCAATTTGCTAATGAGGGCAAGCAGCTGAATGATATACTAAGTAAAACAATAGGGAAGCCATTAGCAATAGTCAAGAGCACTAACGCCGGAATACTATTTAAATACAGTGCTGCTATTACAGAAACAGAGGGTTATGAACTAACCGTTAACCCAAAGCAAATAGTTATTGCAGCAAAAGAACCTGCCGGAGCATTCAGGGCGGTGGAAACCATCAGACAATTACTGCCTGCCGATATCGAAATCCCGGTAAGGCATGCAACGCTCAATGTGCCAGCTGTAACCATACAGGATGCGCCGTCATACAACTGGCGTGGCGTTCACCTTGATGTATCAAGGCACTTTTTCTCGGTTAGCTATCTTAAAAAGTTTATCGATCTGCTGGCCTTATATAAAATGAACACGCTGCACCTGCATTTAACTGATGACCAGGGCTGGAGAATAGAGATCAAGAAATATCCTAAGCTTACGGAAGAAGGGGCGTGGCGCACGTTTAATAACCAGGATACTGCCTGTATGAAGATGGCAGAGACTAACCCGGATATGGCTATTGATCAGTCGCAAATTATACACCGCAACGGTAAAACACTTTATGGCGGCTTTTATACTCAGCAGGAAATGAAAGGCGTTGTTGCTTACGCACTTGCAAGGCACATTAATATCGTACCCGAAATTGATATGCCGGGCCACATGATGGCTGCCATTAATGCTTATCCCTTTTTAACCTGTAACGGCGAAAACAGCTGGGGTAAATTGTTTACCAAGCCAATATGCCCTTGTAACGAAAGCACCTTCGAGTTTGCGCAGAATGTATTTACAGAGATCATGGATATTTTTCCTTCTAAATATATACATATCGGCGGTGATGAGGTTGATCGTTCTGACTGGGCAAAATCAGATGCCTGTAAAGCACTGATGGAAAAAGAAGGAATTAAAGACCTGCCTGCCCTGCAAAGCTATTTCATCAACCGCATGGAAAAATTCTTTAATGCGCATGGCCGTAAAATGGTGGGTTGGGATGAAGTGCTCGAAGGTGGCGTAACGCCATCTGCAATAATTATGTACTGGCGTGTATGGGTGCCGCAAGCGCCAATCAAAGCAGCTAAAAATGGTAACCAGGTAGTTATGGCTCCGGGTAACCCTTTGTACTTTGATAATAAATACGATAAAAATTCCGCTAAGAATATTTACTTCTTTAACCCCATACCTGCAGGGCTAAACGAAGAACAGGCAAAGCTGATTATCGGTGCACAGGCAGAACTATGGAGCGAACGCATCCCATCTGAAAAACGTGCCGACTATCAGCTCATGCCGCGCATGACTGCATTAGCCGAATTGCTATGGACCAATGACCAATCTAAATATGACAGCTATGTGCAACGGTCAATCGCGCAATTCCCACGACTGGATGCATTGCATGTAAATTACCGTATGCCAGATCTGGACGGAATGATTGATACCAAGGTGTTTGTAAAAAGCGAAACAGTTACGGTAAAAGCCCCGCTGCCGGGTATGACAGTCAGATACACTAATGATGGCTCCCTACCAGTAGCTACTTCGCCGATATTAAATAATTATGTAATTAATAAACCGCAGGATTTAAAAATTGCCACCTTCACTAAAGAGGGCCGCCGTGGAGATGTTTATACCATTAAATACAAACAGCAGGATTACGTACCTGCAAAAAAAGCGGAAGCGAATGAAGGTATAAAAGTGTTTTATTATCCCGGTGAGTTTAATGGCACAACTAAAATTCCGGAAAGCACATCAGGCATACAACAATTTACCGTAAATGGCATTGTTGTACCTAAAGAGGTAAATGCACCATCATTTGGCTTACGTTATAAAGGTTATATTAATGTGCCGCAAACGGGTATCTATACCTTCTTTTTAACGTGTGATGATGCTGGTGTATTAAGAATCGACGACCAGTTAACGATAGATAACGACGGCATGCACTCGCCGGTTGAAAAAAGCGGACAAGCTGCAATGCAAAAAGGATTACATCCTTTTGAGCTTAACTTTGTTGAAGGTGGCGGTGGCTATACGCTTAAACTACAATACAGTTTAAATGGTTCGGCTCCTGCTGATGTTCCTGCAAATTGGTTTAACAATTAA
- a CDS encoding alpha-L-fucosidase, producing MTKRLLLFAQLSLLAAAVFAQPAPKPYGALPTDRQIKWQETEMYCIIHFSMATFDDKEWGYGDEPNSLFDPSGFNAAQIVGAAKAGGFKGIVVVAKHHDGFCLWPTRTTSHNISQSPYKGGKGDVVKEYQQACDKLNMKLGIYCSPWDRANTFYGKPEYLEIYRAQLKELYSNYGPLFMSWHDGANGGDGFYGGAREQRTIDRSTYYDWENTWAITRKMQPGAAIFGDAGADVRWVGNEEGHAGETSWETYTPESSEPGKQPANGLVKYWLGTEGTRDGKYWMPAECDVPLRSGWFYHQSQDGQSKSPYQLLDLYYKSVGRGACLDLGLSPDKTGIITPEDQKILKTFGQLVKQTFAVNLAKGASFTASNVRGHNNQKFGTAHLTDNDRYSYWATDDKVTTPSLIVDLHQPKTFNVIRLRENIKLGQRIESVAVDVLKGKGWKQIATATSIGANRLIRLPQNITAQKVRLRITGSPVCIALSDFGLFKEPVHLSAPEIKRTAKGEVSITTEAPVAKILYTLNGTAPNNSSKVYDNPFMLANGGVIKAASFDNGKRSDMKTIEFGPVKTDWHISVDEDKGKDLIKAVDNDPYTFAEVPVGEKYGLVVDLGSERRISRFTYLPRQDKHTDGMTDAYEFYYSNDGKEWTKAINGEFSNIKSNPILQIVPLQSAIKARYFKFVPLRVISGDKAEIAEIGILN from the coding sequence ATGACTAAACGTCTCTTACTTTTTGCGCAATTGTCATTACTGGCCGCTGCAGTATTTGCTCAGCCGGCTCCCAAACCATACGGTGCTTTGCCTACAGACAGGCAGATCAAATGGCAGGAAACAGAAATGTATTGTATTATACATTTTAGCATGGCCACTTTTGATGATAAGGAGTGGGGCTATGGCGACGAGCCTAATTCATTGTTTGATCCGTCAGGTTTCAACGCCGCCCAGATTGTTGGTGCAGCTAAAGCTGGTGGTTTTAAAGGCATTGTTGTAGTGGCTAAACACCACGATGGCTTTTGTCTTTGGCCTACGCGCACAACGTCGCACAATATTAGCCAAAGCCCTTATAAAGGTGGTAAAGGCGATGTGGTGAAAGAATATCAACAGGCTTGTGATAAGCTGAACATGAAGCTTGGTATATATTGCTCGCCGTGGGATCGTGCTAATACTTTTTATGGTAAACCCGAATACCTGGAGATCTACCGTGCGCAGTTAAAGGAACTATACAGTAATTATGGGCCGCTTTTTATGTCGTGGCATGATGGTGCAAATGGCGGCGACGGCTTTTATGGAGGAGCCCGGGAGCAGCGAACCATTGACCGCAGCACTTACTACGATTGGGAAAACACCTGGGCTATCACCCGGAAAATGCAACCTGGTGCCGCCATATTTGGTGATGCAGGCGCCGATGTGCGTTGGGTAGGTAACGAGGAAGGCCATGCAGGTGAAACTTCATGGGAAACATATACGCCTGAATCATCTGAGCCGGGTAAACAGCCTGCAAATGGATTAGTTAAATATTGGTTAGGTACAGAGGGTACACGCGACGGTAAATACTGGATGCCTGCAGAGTGTGATGTTCCTTTACGCTCAGGTTGGTTCTATCACCAGTCGCAGGATGGGCAAAGCAAATCGCCATATCAGTTGCTGGATCTTTATTACAAAAGTGTAGGTCGTGGCGCATGCCTTGACCTGGGCCTGTCTCCAGACAAAACAGGTATCATTACACCGGAGGACCAAAAAATCCTGAAAACATTCGGGCAACTTGTTAAGCAAACCTTCGCCGTAAACCTGGCTAAAGGGGCAAGCTTTACGGCAAGTAATGTTCGAGGGCATAACAACCAGAAATTTGGTACCGCTCACCTTACCGATAATGATCGTTACAGTTACTGGGCTACGGATGATAAGGTAACTACACCAAGCCTGATTGTTGATTTGCATCAGCCAAAAACATTTAACGTAATACGCCTGCGCGAAAATATTAAGCTGGGCCAGCGTATAGAAAGTGTAGCTGTAGATGTTTTAAAAGGTAAAGGCTGGAAACAAATAGCAACAGCTACCAGTATAGGCGCAAATAGGCTAATCCGCCTGCCGCAAAATATTACTGCGCAAAAGGTAAGGCTTCGTATCACCGGTTCGCCGGTATGTATTGCTTTAAGCGATTTCGGTTTATTTAAAGAACCGGTACATTTATCAGCACCGGAAATTAAAAGAACAGCGAAAGGTGAGGTAAGCATTACAACCGAAGCACCTGTAGCTAAAATTTTGTATACACTTAACGGGACTGCGCCTAATAATTCCTCAAAGGTTTATGATAATCCATTTATGCTGGCCAACGGCGGCGTTATTAAGGCAGCCAGCTTTGATAACGGCAAGCGAAGCGATATGAAGACTATTGAGTTTGGCCCTGTTAAAACCGACTGGCATATTTCTGTTGATGAAGATAAAGGCAAAGACCTGATAAAAGCGGTTGATAATGATCCATACACTTTTGCAGAGGTGCCTGTTGGTGAAAAATATGGCCTTGTTGTAGATTTAGGAAGCGAAAGGCGCATCTCGCGCTTTACTTACCTGCCGCGTCAGGATAAACACACCGATGGCATGACGGATGCTTACGAGTTTTATTACAGCAATGATGGTAAGGAGTGGACTAAAGCTATAAACGGCGAATTCTCGAACATTAAATCGAACCCGATTTTACAGATAGTGCCGCTGCAAAGCGCTATTAAAGCACGATATTTTAAATTTGTTCCATTAAGGGTGATCAGTGGCGATAAAGCGGAGATTGCCGAGATAGGAATTTTAAATTAA
- a CDS encoding glycoside hydrolase family 3 N-terminal domain-containing protein encodes MKFTAAAMLVAGTQFCMAQDKPTYLNANLPAEVRADDLIKKLTLTEKALLLGYRSKAIDRLNIPAYNWWNEGLHGVARAGEATIFPQAIGLAATFNLKLVTEIGDVISTEARAKNNLAIRRGDRGMYVGLTYWSPNINIFRDPRWGRGQETYGEDPYLTSQIGMAYVNGMQGNIPGKLKISATAKHFVAHSGPENTRDYFNSIVSDRDLHDTYLYAFNKLVKGGVSSVMTAYNSVNGVPNSVNKDLLNIVKKDWGFKGYIVTDCGALDDVFATHKYVKTPAEAAAGAIKAGINLDCSAVLQSDVVKAVEQKLITEKDVDAALKPLLLTQLKLGFFDNPDTSPYKNYLADSIHNQPHVDLAKQAALQSMVLLKNDNNVLPLKNNSYNSIMVVGPNAASLDAIVGSYHGVNSRMVNFVEGFSANVDKGTRVEYDLGAGQCDTTHFGGIWGAGNADVTVAVIGLTPVDEGEAGDAFLSVAGGDKKTLALPASHVAFMKALRKGVKKPIIAVVTAGSDVDIASIAPYADAIILAWYPGEQGGNALADIVLGKVSPSGRLPLTFYNSVNDLPAFDNYGMKGRTYRYFKGQVQYPFGYGLSYTTFDYEPAQLTKTKYKETDSLTVTCKLTNKGSMKGDDVIQAYVEYPAIDGLPVKELKAFKRETLAAGESSDITLTIPVSELKKWDPAQKKAKLYPGKYTIKVGENSRDNKSVGEFTIGK; translated from the coding sequence ATGAAGTTCACCGCTGCTGCTATGCTGGTTGCAGGGACACAATTTTGCATGGCGCAAGACAAGCCAACTTACCTTAATGCTAACCTGCCTGCCGAAGTAAGAGCCGATGATTTGATCAAGAAATTAACGCTTACCGAAAAAGCTTTATTATTAGGTTACCGCAGCAAAGCAATTGATCGTTTAAACATACCGGCTTACAACTGGTGGAATGAAGGTTTACATGGCGTAGCTCGTGCAGGCGAAGCCACCATTTTCCCCCAAGCTATTGGGCTTGCAGCAACATTTAATCTAAAGCTTGTAACCGAAATTGGTGATGTAATTTCTACTGAAGCCCGTGCAAAAAATAATTTGGCTATCCGTCGCGGCGACCGCGGCATGTACGTAGGGCTTACTTACTGGTCGCCCAACATTAACATATTCCGTGACCCGCGCTGGGGACGCGGACAAGAAACCTACGGCGAAGATCCTTATTTAACCAGCCAGATCGGCATGGCCTATGTGAATGGCATGCAGGGTAACATACCGGGTAAACTAAAGATATCTGCTACTGCAAAACACTTTGTGGCACACAGCGGACCTGAGAATACCCGTGATTACTTTAATTCTATAGTAAGCGACCGCGATTTACATGATACCTATTTATATGCGTTTAACAAATTGGTTAAAGGCGGGGTATCCAGCGTAATGACTGCTTATAACAGCGTGAATGGCGTACCCAACTCTGTAAATAAAGACCTGCTTAATATTGTAAAAAAAGATTGGGGCTTTAAAGGATATATTGTTACAGATTGCGGTGCTTTAGATGATGTATTTGCTACGCACAAATATGTAAAAACACCTGCCGAAGCTGCTGCCGGAGCAATTAAGGCCGGCATCAACCTGGATTGTTCGGCAGTATTGCAATCTGACGTGGTGAAAGCAGTTGAGCAAAAACTGATCACTGAAAAGGATGTAGATGCTGCTTTAAAACCCTTGTTGCTTACCCAATTAAAATTAGGGTTCTTTGATAATCCTGATACTTCGCCTTATAAAAATTACCTGGCCGATAGTATTCATAACCAGCCACACGTAGACCTTGCCAAACAAGCTGCATTACAAAGCATGGTGCTGTTAAAAAACGACAACAATGTACTGCCATTAAAAAACAACAGCTATAACAGCATTATGGTAGTTGGCCCTAATGCTGCTTCTTTAGATGCCATTGTTGGCAGCTATCACGGAGTGAATTCGCGCATGGTAAATTTTGTGGAAGGCTTTTCGGCAAATGTCGACAAAGGCACACGTGTAGAATATGACCTTGGCGCAGGCCAATGCGACACCACCCACTTTGGTGGTATCTGGGGAGCCGGTAATGCTGATGTTACTGTTGCGGTTATCGGTTTAACACCTGTAGACGAAGGTGAAGCCGGCGACGCATTTTTATCAGTTGCAGGCGGCGATAAAAAAACACTGGCATTGCCTGCAAGCCATGTTGCTTTTATGAAAGCTTTAAGAAAAGGTGTAAAAAAACCTATCATTGCCGTAGTGACAGCAGGCAGCGATGTTGACATTGCCTCGATAGCGCCTTATGCTGATGCCATCATTTTAGCCTGGTACCCGGGCGAGCAAGGCGGTAATGCACTGGCAGATATCGTGCTTGGCAAAGTTTCACCATCAGGCCGATTGCCGTTAACCTTCTATAATTCTGTGAACGATCTGCCAGCTTTTGATAATTATGGAATGAAAGGCCGTACGTATCGCTATTTTAAAGGGCAGGTACAATATCCGTTTGGCTATGGATTAAGCTATACTACGTTTGATTATGAACCTGCACAGCTAACCAAAACAAAGTATAAAGAGACTGACTCATTAACTGTAACCTGTAAACTGACCAACAAAGGCAGCATGAAGGGCGATGATGTGATACAGGCTTATGTAGAATATCCGGCTATTGACGGTTTACCCGTTAAAGAACTGAAAGCCTTTAAACGCGAAACGTTAGCCGCTGGCGAGTCAAGCGATATTACGTTAACAATCCCGGTAAGTGAATTAAAGAAATGGGATCCGGCTCAGAAAAAGGCTAAGCTTTATCCCGGAAAGTATACGATTAAAGTTGGTGAGAACTCCCGCGACAATAAATCAGTTGGTGAATTTACCATAGGCAAATAA
- a CDS encoding GH92 family glycosyl hydrolase — protein MKKVTFSALALLSLFSTAYSQTKGKAAAAPVSYTKYVDPLIGTGFHGHVFVGASVPFGAVQLGPTNIHQGWDWCSGYHISDSTILGFQHTHLSGTGIGDLGDISVMPTTGAIMTHAGGPKDTQAQGYYSLFSHKDETVRPGFYKVKLKRYNIGVRLTASNRVGFHEYTFPKSSNSHIIIDLEQGIGWDQPTNTYIKQVNATTVEGYRFSKGWAKDQRLYFTAVFSKPIKKFAVYDTTVLKSGTSLTAKKVKGVITFATKANEKVMIKVGISPVSTENALLNIKKEIPGWNFEQIMAAADHAWDKELQKVKIKTDSLSQMKKFYTAMYHTMIAPSTFNDVNNDYRGTDKLVHQNADFQNTTTYSLWDTYRALNPLYTIIQPERVDDMVKTMLAIYQQQGSLPMWHLMGNETNTMVGYSAVPVIADAYVKGFKNFDTKLAYEAVKVTAMRDNFGGIKWVKSLGYIPADSTVESVAMGLEYSIDDAGIAQMAKLMNDEPGYVYFNKRAHNYQNYFDKQTGFMRGRVSANEWRTPFSPFMSRHRADDYTEGNAWQYTWLVPQDVDGLMDLMGGKEPFIKKLDSLFIAHGDMGKEASPDVSGLIGQYAHGNEPSHHITYLYAFAGQPWKTAEKVRFILNNFYTAKPDGIIGNEDVGQMSAWYILSALGFYQVNPVGGQYVFGSPSINSASIKLPGNKTFDVQVLHNSPKNIYIKSITLNGESYDKFYIDYKDIMKGGKLVITMSDTHN, from the coding sequence ATGAAGAAGGTAACCTTCAGCGCATTAGCGCTATTAAGTCTCTTTTCAACAGCTTACAGCCAAACTAAAGGCAAAGCCGCGGCTGCGCCTGTAAGCTATACTAAATATGTAGATCCACTAATTGGAACGGGTTTCCACGGGCACGTATTTGTTGGTGCTTCGGTGCCATTTGGTGCGGTACAGTTAGGGCCAACCAACATACACCAGGGGTGGGACTGGTGCTCGGGTTATCACATCTCTGATTCGACTATACTTGGTTTTCAGCATACGCATTTAAGCGGTACGGGCATCGGCGATTTGGGTGATATTTCTGTAATGCCAACAACAGGGGCTATCATGACACATGCCGGCGGACCAAAAGATACACAGGCACAAGGTTACTATTCCTTATTCAGCCACAAAGATGAGACTGTACGCCCAGGCTTTTACAAAGTAAAATTAAAGCGTTACAATATTGGCGTAAGGCTTACAGCCAGTAACAGGGTAGGCTTTCATGAATATACTTTCCCTAAGTCGAGCAATTCACACATCATTATTGATCTCGAACAGGGTATAGGCTGGGATCAGCCAACCAATACTTACATCAAACAGGTTAATGCTACTACGGTAGAAGGTTACCGTTTTTCTAAAGGATGGGCAAAAGATCAGCGCCTGTATTTCACGGCGGTTTTCTCAAAGCCGATTAAAAAGTTTGCTGTATATGATACCACTGTACTTAAAAGCGGTACCTCGTTAACAGCTAAAAAGGTAAAAGGCGTAATCACCTTTGCTACTAAGGCCAATGAAAAGGTGATGATTAAAGTAGGTATTTCCCCAGTAAGTACTGAAAACGCTTTATTAAATATTAAAAAGGAGATACCGGGCTGGAACTTTGAACAGATAATGGCTGCTGCCGACCATGCATGGGATAAAGAGCTGCAAAAAGTGAAGATTAAAACAGATTCGTTATCACAGATGAAGAAGTTTTATACGGCCATGTATCATACCATGATAGCGCCTTCAACCTTTAACGATGTGAATAACGACTATCGCGGTACAGATAAATTGGTTCATCAAAACGCAGATTTTCAAAATACCACTACCTATTCTTTGTGGGATACTTACCGCGCTTTGAACCCGCTATATACCATCATTCAGCCAGAACGTGTGGATGATATGGTAAAAACCATGCTGGCGATTTATCAGCAGCAAGGCAGCTTGCCCATGTGGCATTTAATGGGTAACGAAACCAATACCATGGTTGGCTACAGCGCCGTACCCGTAATAGCTGATGCTTATGTAAAGGGTTTCAAAAATTTTGATACCAAACTGGCCTATGAAGCGGTTAAAGTAACTGCCATGCGCGACAACTTCGGCGGAATTAAATGGGTTAAGTCGTTAGGCTATATTCCCGCAGATAGTACTGTTGAAAGTGTGGCAATGGGGCTTGAATACTCAATTGACGATGCCGGTATAGCACAAATGGCTAAGCTAATGAATGATGAGCCTGGTTATGTTTACTTCAACAAACGTGCGCATAACTATCAAAACTATTTCGATAAACAAACCGGCTTTATGCGTGGCCGTGTATCAGCAAATGAATGGCGTACACCATTCAGTCCGTTTATGTCGCGCCACCGTGCCGATGATTATACAGAAGGTAACGCATGGCAGTATACCTGGCTGGTGCCGCAGGATGTGGATGGCTTAATGGACCTGATGGGTGGTAAAGAGCCTTTCATCAAAAAATTGGATTCGTTATTTATAGCTCATGGCGACATGGGTAAAGAAGCATCGCCTGATGTGAGCGGTTTAATTGGCCAGTATGCGCATGGTAACGAGCCAAGCCACCACATTACCTATCTATACGCATTTGCAGGCCAGCCCTGGAAAACAGCTGAAAAAGTAAGGTTCATCCTCAATAATTTTTACACTGCAAAACCTGATGGCATCATTGGTAATGAAGATGTTGGCCAGATGTCGGCATGGTATATATTATCTGCATTAGGTTTTTACCAGGTTAATCCGGTTGGTGGACAGTATGTGTTTGGCAGCCCGTCAATTAATTCAGCAAGCATTAAATTGCCGGGTAATAAAACTTTTGATGTACAGGTTTTGCATAACTCGCCAAAGAATATTTACATTAAAAGCATCACTTTAAATGGCGAAAGCTACGATAAGTTTTATATCGATTACAAAGACATTATGAAGGGCGGTAAGTTAGTGATCACCATGTCTGATACACATAATTAA